One stretch of Cellulomonas wangsupingiae DNA includes these proteins:
- a CDS encoding multifunctional oxoglutarate decarboxylase/oxoglutarate dehydrogenase thiamine pyrophosphate-binding subunit/dihydrolipoyllysine-residue succinyltransferase subunit yields the protein MTQNAQSDSTRADFGANEWLVDELYEQYQKDRNAVDPAWWDFFEGYRPETTGAATNGDVGRAAPPGAVTTAPEPEPPAAAPSATPAPAPAADAPAPVTATVDVPPSPVATAQPATAPYAEVATRRTDDDGVQPVDDVQKLRGPAARVVTNMEASLEVPTATSVRAVPAKLMVDNRIVVNNHLSRGRGGKVSFTHLIGFALVEAVREMPAMNSSYTLVDGKPGVLAPAHVNLGLAIDLAKPDGTRQLLVPSIKKAETLDFAQFWTAYEDVVRRARNNKLTVEDFAGTTISLTNPGTIGTVHSVPRLMQGQGAIIGVGAMDYPAEFAGTSDEQLNRMGVSKVLTVTSTYDHRIIQGAQSGDFLRILSRKLLGEDGFYDRVFAALRVPYEPVRWVRDANHDPDAEAIKPARVAELIHAYRSRGHLMADTDPLAYRQRKHPDLDVQNHGLTLWDLDRTFPTGGFTGKTRATLRDVLGLLRDSYCRTVGAEYMHLQDPRQRRWLQERLEAGYARTPREDQLRILRRLNAAEAFETFLQTKYVGQKRFSLEGGESLIPLLDAILSRAADGGLDEVGIGMAHRGRLNVLANIAGKSYGQIFSEFEGNQDPKSVQGSGDVKYHLGTEGVFTAESGATTAVYLAANPSHLEAVDPVLEGIVRAKQDRIDLGGDGFSVLPILIHGDAAFAGQGVVFETLNLAQLRGYRTGGTIHVIVNNQVGFTTGPSSSRSSQYATDVAKGLQVPIFHVNGDDPEAVVRVAELAFEYREQFDRDVIIDMVCYRRRGHNEGDDPSMTQPLMYNLIEAKRSVRKIYTETLVARGDITIEEAEQALRDYQSQLERVFTETREDGWTPPPTDVETVAGLERPESQLEDAGMMVGWQTAVPASVLQRIGQAHVSPPEGFTVHPKLAQLLARRDTMSREGGIDWGYGEILAFGSLLIEGTPVRLAGQDSRRGTFVQRHAVLHDRETGAEWTPLLYLSSDQAKFWVYDSSLSEYAALGFEYGYSVERPDALVLWEAQFGDFVNGAQTVIDEFISSAQQKWAQRSSVVLLLPHGYEGQGPDHSSARIERFLQLAAEDNMTIAQPSTPASHFHLLRRQAYQRPRRPLVVFTPKSMLRLKTATSDVQDFTSGTFRTVVGDDLAAAKADQVTRVLLCSGKVYWDLLAHRVSSGDQQTAIVRFEQLYPFEPDEIRRALAPFGDAELMWVQDEPRNQGPWTFVSTHLPPIVGRDLQVVSRPESASPAAGSAKKHAAEQKALVEGAFQR from the coding sequence GTGACGCAGAACGCGCAGTCCGACTCCACCCGTGCCGACTTCGGCGCGAACGAGTGGCTGGTCGACGAGCTGTACGAGCAGTACCAGAAGGACCGGAACGCGGTGGACCCCGCGTGGTGGGACTTCTTCGAGGGCTACCGGCCCGAGACGACGGGTGCTGCGACGAACGGTGACGTCGGCCGCGCGGCCCCGCCGGGCGCCGTCACGACGGCCCCCGAGCCCGAACCTCCGGCCGCTGCGCCGTCGGCCACCCCGGCACCGGCGCCCGCCGCCGACGCCCCGGCGCCCGTCACGGCCACCGTCGACGTGCCACCCTCCCCCGTCGCGACGGCGCAGCCCGCCACCGCGCCGTACGCGGAGGTCGCGACCCGGCGGACGGACGACGACGGCGTGCAGCCCGTGGACGACGTCCAGAAGCTGCGCGGCCCCGCGGCTCGCGTCGTCACCAACATGGAGGCCTCGCTCGAGGTCCCGACGGCCACGTCGGTGCGCGCGGTGCCGGCCAAGCTCATGGTCGACAACCGCATCGTCGTCAACAACCACCTCTCGCGCGGCCGCGGCGGCAAGGTCTCCTTCACGCACCTCATCGGCTTCGCGCTGGTCGAGGCCGTGCGCGAGATGCCGGCGATGAACTCGTCGTACACGCTCGTCGACGGCAAGCCCGGCGTCCTGGCCCCCGCGCACGTCAACCTCGGTCTCGCGATCGACCTCGCCAAGCCCGACGGCACCCGCCAGCTGCTGGTGCCGTCGATCAAGAAGGCCGAGACCCTCGACTTCGCGCAGTTCTGGACCGCGTACGAGGACGTGGTGCGCCGTGCTCGCAACAACAAGCTGACGGTCGAGGACTTCGCCGGCACGACGATCTCGCTGACCAACCCCGGCACGATCGGCACGGTGCACTCCGTGCCGCGCCTCATGCAGGGGCAGGGCGCGATCATCGGCGTCGGCGCCATGGACTACCCCGCGGAGTTCGCCGGCACGTCCGACGAGCAGCTCAACCGCATGGGTGTCTCGAAGGTCCTGACGGTCACCTCGACGTACGACCACCGGATCATCCAGGGCGCGCAGTCGGGCGACTTCCTGCGGATCCTGTCGCGCAAGCTCCTCGGCGAGGACGGCTTCTACGACCGTGTCTTCGCGGCCCTGCGCGTGCCGTACGAGCCCGTGCGCTGGGTGCGCGACGCGAACCACGACCCGGACGCCGAGGCGATCAAGCCCGCACGCGTGGCCGAGCTGATCCACGCCTACCGCTCGCGCGGCCACCTCATGGCGGACACGGACCCGCTGGCCTACCGCCAGCGCAAGCACCCGGACCTGGACGTGCAGAACCACGGCCTGACGCTGTGGGACCTGGACCGCACGTTCCCGACCGGCGGCTTCACCGGGAAGACCCGCGCGACGCTGCGTGACGTCCTGGGGCTGCTGCGCGACTCGTACTGCCGGACCGTCGGCGCCGAGTACATGCACCTGCAGGACCCGCGGCAGCGCCGGTGGCTCCAGGAGCGGCTCGAGGCGGGCTACGCCCGCACGCCGCGCGAGGACCAGCTGCGCATCCTGCGCCGGCTCAACGCCGCCGAGGCGTTCGAGACGTTCCTGCAGACCAAGTACGTGGGCCAGAAGCGCTTCTCGCTCGAGGGCGGCGAGTCGCTCATCCCGCTGCTCGACGCGATCCTGTCGCGCGCCGCCGACGGCGGCCTCGACGAGGTCGGCATCGGCATGGCGCACCGCGGCCGGCTCAACGTGCTGGCCAACATCGCGGGCAAGTCCTACGGGCAGATCTTCAGCGAGTTCGAGGGCAACCAGGACCCGAAGTCGGTGCAGGGTTCGGGCGACGTGAAGTACCACCTCGGGACCGAGGGCGTGTTCACGGCGGAGTCGGGTGCGACGACCGCGGTGTACCTGGCGGCGAACCCGTCGCACCTGGAGGCCGTCGACCCGGTGCTCGAGGGCATCGTGCGCGCCAAGCAGGACCGCATCGACCTCGGCGGCGACGGCTTCTCGGTGCTGCCGATCCTCATCCACGGCGACGCGGCCTTCGCGGGCCAGGGCGTGGTGTTCGAGACCCTGAACCTGGCGCAGCTGCGCGGGTACCGCACGGGCGGCACGATCCACGTGATCGTCAACAACCAGGTCGGCTTCACCACCGGCCCGTCGTCCTCGCGCTCCTCGCAGTACGCCACGGACGTGGCCAAGGGCCTGCAGGTGCCGATCTTCCACGTCAACGGGGACGACCCCGAGGCCGTGGTGCGGGTGGCCGAGCTGGCGTTCGAGTACCGCGAGCAGTTCGACCGCGACGTCATCATCGACATGGTCTGCTACCGCCGTCGTGGTCACAACGAGGGCGACGACCCGTCGATGACGCAGCCGCTGATGTACAACCTCATCGAGGCGAAGCGCTCGGTGCGCAAGATCTACACCGAGACGCTGGTGGCGCGCGGCGACATCACGATCGAGGAGGCCGAGCAGGCCCTGCGCGACTACCAGTCGCAGCTCGAGCGGGTGTTCACCGAGACGCGCGAGGACGGCTGGACCCCGCCGCCCACGGACGTCGAGACCGTCGCCGGCCTGGAGCGCCCGGAGTCCCAGCTCGAGGACGCCGGCATGATGGTCGGCTGGCAGACGGCGGTGCCGGCCTCGGTCCTGCAGCGCATCGGGCAGGCGCACGTGAGCCCGCCCGAGGGCTTCACCGTCCACCCCAAGCTCGCCCAGCTGCTCGCCAGGCGCGACACCATGAGCCGCGAGGGCGGGATCGACTGGGGCTACGGGGAGATCCTCGCGTTCGGGTCGCTGCTCATCGAGGGCACGCCGGTGCGGCTCGCGGGCCAGGACTCGCGTCGCGGGACGTTCGTGCAGCGCCACGCCGTCCTGCACGACCGCGAGACGGGTGCGGAGTGGACCCCGCTGCTGTACCTGTCGAGCGACCAGGCGAAGTTCTGGGTCTACGACTCCTCGCTCTCCGAGTACGCGGCCCTCGGGTTCGAGTACGGGTACTCCGTCGAGCGTCCCGACGCGCTGGTGCTGTGGGAGGCGCAGTTCGGCGACTTCGTCAACGGCGCGCAGACGGTCATCGACGAGTTCATCTCCTCCGCGCAGCAGAAGTGGGCGCAGCGCTCGTCGGTCGTCCTGCTGCTCCCCCACGGCTACGAGGGCCAGGGGCCCGACCACTCGTCGGCCCGCATCGAGCGGTTCCTGCAGCTCGCCGCCGAGGACAACATGACGATCGCGCAGCCGTCGACGCCGGCGTCGCACTTCCACCTCTTGCGTCGCCAGGCGTACCAGCGGCCGCGCCGTCCCCTCGTGGTGTTCACGCCCAAGTCGATGCTGCGGCTGAAGACGGCGACGTCGGACGTCCAGGACTTCACGTCGGGGACGTTCCGCACGGTGGTCGGCGACGACCTGGCGGCGGCCAAGGCCGACCAGGTGACGCGTGTGCTGCTGTGCTCGGGCAAGGTCTACTGGGACCTCCTCGCGCACCGGGTCTCCTCCGGGGACCAGCAGACGGCGATCGTGCGGTTCGAGCAGCTGTACCCGTTCGAGCCGGACGAGATCCGTCGCGCGCTGGCACCGTTCGGCGACGCCGAGCTCATGTGGGTGCAGGACGAGCCCCGCAACCAGGGGCCGTGGACGTTCGTGTCGACGCACCTGCCGCCGATCGTCGGGCGCGACCTGCAGGTCGTGTCGCGCCCCGAGTCCGCGTCGCCGGCGGCGGGCTCGGCCAAGAAGCACGCCGCGGAGCAGAAGGCACTCGTCGAGGGCGCCTTCCAGCGCTGA
- a CDS encoding response regulator transcription factor has protein sequence MVTNVSRPGATTVLVVEDEPAIAQAIVHRLSAEGWTVEAVGDGHAGVAAAARLQPDVVVLDVMLPGIDGLEVCRQIQAARPVPVLMLTARDDETDMLVGLGVGADDYMTKPFSMRELVARTKVLLRRTERAARAAELATVQQPDPPLVVGDVTIDSAQRRVQRAGNEVHLTPTEFDLLLTLASSPRTVLTRERLLADVWDWVDASGTRTVDSHIKALRRKLGPDLIRTVHGVGYAYEPAGDAPSDDDGGADDEQ, from the coding sequence ATGGTCACCAACGTCTCGCGCCCGGGTGCCACGACCGTGCTCGTGGTGGAGGACGAGCCGGCCATCGCCCAGGCGATCGTGCACCGGCTCTCGGCAGAGGGGTGGACCGTCGAGGCCGTCGGTGACGGCCACGCCGGCGTCGCCGCGGCCGCGCGGCTGCAACCCGACGTCGTCGTGCTCGACGTCATGCTGCCGGGGATCGACGGCCTCGAGGTCTGCCGCCAGATCCAGGCCGCGCGCCCGGTGCCGGTCCTCATGCTCACGGCGCGCGACGACGAGACCGACATGCTCGTCGGGCTCGGCGTCGGCGCGGACGACTACATGACCAAGCCGTTCTCGATGCGCGAGCTCGTCGCGCGCACCAAGGTGCTGCTGCGCCGCACCGAGCGGGCCGCCCGGGCGGCCGAGCTGGCCACGGTGCAGCAGCCCGATCCCCCGCTGGTCGTCGGCGACGTGACGATCGACAGCGCGCAGCGCCGTGTGCAGCGCGCGGGCAACGAGGTGCACCTGACGCCCACCGAGTTCGACCTGCTGCTGACGCTGGCGTCGTCGCCCCGCACGGTCCTGACGCGCGAGCGGCTGCTGGCGGACGTCTGGGACTGGGTCGACGCCAGCGGCACCCGCACCGTCGACTCCCACATCAAGGCGCTGCGCCGCAAGCTCGGACCCGACCTCATCCGCACCGTGCACGGCGTCGGCTACGCCTACGAGCCCGCCGGGGACGCGCCCTCGGACGACGACGGCGGCGCGGACGACGAGCAGTGA
- a CDS encoding HAMP domain-containing sensor histidine kinase, whose translation MTSPTEPPARHARSGERWHLPDVRPLDPLRSIKIKLGVLVAATVTLAAFVIWVGYGRALGPSRTLPLAIVLSLIVTQVLARGMTSPLREMTEAARAMAGGDYSRRVRSTSRDEVGQLAEAFNTMADDLQQLDTFRRELVANVSHELRTPVTALQAQLENMVDGVSEPDPATLATALAQTERLSRLVSSLLDLSRVEAGAIALRIQDVDLSELLQQAADEATLVGADKRLRFEVDVRPTDLTVPADPERLHQVVANLLQNAARHSPPDDEVQVVARRNGRDVQIDVVDHGPGIAREQRAHVFERFVRGNTPALTGQGSTGGTGLGLAIVRWAVELHGGSVQVADTPTGCTMRVRLPATAPPASDHASAGGR comes from the coding sequence GTGACCTCCCCCACGGAGCCGCCGGCACGCCACGCCCGCAGCGGCGAGCGCTGGCACCTGCCGGACGTGCGGCCGCTCGACCCGCTGCGCAGCATCAAGATCAAGCTGGGCGTGCTGGTCGCCGCGACCGTCACGCTCGCCGCGTTCGTCATCTGGGTCGGCTACGGGCGCGCGCTCGGCCCCAGCCGGACGCTGCCGCTGGCGATCGTCCTCTCGCTGATCGTCACCCAGGTCCTGGCGCGCGGCATGACGTCGCCGCTGCGGGAGATGACCGAGGCGGCCCGCGCCATGGCGGGCGGCGACTACAGCCGGCGCGTCCGCTCGACGAGCCGCGACGAGGTCGGTCAGCTCGCCGAGGCGTTCAACACGATGGCCGACGACCTGCAGCAGCTCGACACGTTCCGCCGCGAGCTCGTGGCGAACGTGTCGCACGAGCTGCGCACACCGGTCACCGCGCTGCAGGCGCAGCTCGAGAACATGGTCGACGGGGTCAGCGAGCCGGACCCCGCGACGCTCGCCACGGCCCTCGCGCAGACCGAGCGGCTGTCGCGGCTCGTGTCGTCCCTGCTGGACCTGTCGCGGGTGGAGGCCGGGGCGATCGCGCTGCGGATCCAGGACGTGGACCTGTCCGAGCTCCTGCAGCAGGCGGCAGACGAGGCCACGCTCGTCGGGGCGGACAAGCGGCTGCGGTTCGAGGTCGACGTCCGGCCCACCGACCTCACGGTCCCCGCGGACCCCGAGCGCCTGCACCAGGTCGTGGCGAACCTCCTGCAGAACGCCGCACGGCACTCGCCGCCGGACGACGAGGTCCAGGTGGTCGCGCGGCGCAACGGGCGGGACGTGCAGATCGACGTGGTGGACCACGGCCCCGGGATCGCGCGCGAGCAGCGCGCCCACGTCTTCGAACGCTTCGTGCGGGGCAACACCCCCGCCCTCACCGGCCAGGGGTCGACCGGCGGCACGGGGCTCGGACTGGCCATCGTGCGGTGGGCCGTCGAGCTGCACGGGGGCTCCGTGCAGGTGGCCGACACCCCGACGGGCTGCACCATGCGCGTGCGGCTGCCCGCCACCGCGCCACCCGCGTCGGACCACGCGTCCGCGGGCGGGCGGTGA
- a CDS encoding GlxA family transcriptional regulator — translation MLRSVAVVALPHVAAFELATACEVFGIDRSETGGPTFDFRVCGPSPGVVMPTKGGFSIVVDHGLDATRDADLVIMPAYSMPPARVPHDVLDALRDAHARGAWILSICSGAFALGEAGLLDGRRCTTHWMHAAALAARFPAATVDPDVLYVEDGRIITGAGTAAGIDACLHLVRRELGAAAATNVARRMVVPPQRDGGQAQYVDTPLPPVADTLAPLLGWMLEHLDEDLGVPALAARALMSERTFARRFRAETGATPAAWVARQRVGRAQELLERTDVPVDEVARRSGFGTAALLRHHFARTLGTTPLAYRRRFGCASGAPPDLEQDEQAS, via the coding sequence ATGCTCCGCAGCGTCGCCGTCGTCGCCCTGCCCCACGTCGCCGCCTTCGAGCTGGCCACGGCCTGCGAGGTGTTCGGCATCGACCGCTCCGAGACGGGCGGCCCCACCTTCGACTTCCGGGTCTGCGGGCCGTCGCCCGGCGTCGTCATGCCCACGAAGGGCGGGTTCTCGATCGTCGTGGACCACGGCCTGGACGCCACGCGCGACGCCGACCTCGTCATCATGCCCGCCTACAGCATGCCGCCCGCGCGGGTGCCCCACGACGTCCTCGACGCGCTGCGGGACGCCCACGCCCGCGGCGCGTGGATCCTGTCCATCTGCAGCGGCGCGTTCGCACTGGGGGAGGCGGGGCTGCTCGACGGGCGCCGGTGCACCACCCACTGGATGCACGCCGCCGCGCTGGCCGCCCGCTTCCCGGCGGCCACGGTCGACCCCGACGTCCTGTACGTCGAGGACGGTCGCATCATCACCGGGGCCGGCACGGCCGCCGGCATCGACGCCTGCCTGCACCTCGTGCGTCGGGAGCTCGGCGCCGCGGCGGCGACCAACGTCGCGCGCCGCATGGTCGTCCCGCCCCAGCGCGACGGGGGGCAGGCGCAGTACGTCGACACGCCGCTGCCGCCGGTGGCGGACACCCTGGCGCCGCTGCTCGGGTGGATGCTGGAGCACCTCGACGAGGACCTCGGTGTGCCCGCCCTCGCCGCGCGAGCGCTGATGTCCGAGCGCACGTTCGCGCGCAGGTTCCGCGCCGAGACCGGTGCCACGCCCGCCGCCTGGGTCGCACGGCAGCGCGTGGGGCGGGCCCAGGAGCTGCTGGAGCGCACCGACGTCCCCGTCGACGAGGTCGCCCGGCGCAGCGGCTTCGGCACCGCCGCACTCCTGCGCCACCACTTCGCCCGCACGCTCGGCACGACGCCGCTGGCGTACCGACGCCGGTTCGGCTGCGCGTCGGGCGCACCGCCCGACCTCGAGCAGGACGAGCAGGCATCCTGA